In Deltaproteobacteria bacterium, the DNA window TCTTTCCTTTCAGAGTGGTTCCGGCGTATCTCTCCCAGTGCCTGCGCTCCTTCTCCGCGATCATCCGGGGGGCGTCCTTCACGAACCAGAGCATGGCCATCATGGAGAACTCTGCCAGTGGCGTGGCGTGTATCCCACTTGCGGTCGTTAGGTGTATCTCTAGATCAGAGAAGCCCGTTCGCTTGACCCATTGGCCTACTCCTGCGCTGGGGGATTGCACCCATTTGAGGCGTGGCGCAGCTTTAGGCAGTTCACTTATGTTCGTATGTAATACGTATCCGAAAAGGACTTCAGTTTGGGACAGCAGGTCCGACCAGCGTTTCTCCTGTGCGGAGGTGTGTTGGACAGGAGTCCCGTGTTGGTCGCACGGGTATCGAGGTCTGCCGAGGAGGTCCGGCTCATACAGAACCTCGACGCGAGAGTCCACTTCCTTGATTTTTCTAATCAAATTCGGCTCGATGATGAATGTGATCAGGACCTTTACTTTATCTGACATGGCTATAGGAGGAATAGACTGAAAGTAAAAACTCTTTCGAAATGCCAGTTGGATAATAATCGTAACCTTTCTGGTGGAGGAGATCACATTCCCCCACAATCGAAATATCACAACCTCGACAGGAATAAAATGGAAATACCAGTGATAATCGACAACACACTGCCCTTTATCCTGAGCCTCAGAGGCCTTTAGGTCGTCGATGAGGGGTAACTTATCTCTTTGTCGGAAATGTTAAAAGCTGTAAAATATGACTATTGTCGGATAAATATGTCAATAGATAGAAAATATATAGTCATAGCAGTAGTTGTACTTATTGCCGTTGGCGCCGCTGGTTATTGGTACACACAAAACCAGCAGACCAAGAAACAGGAAGAAGAGCGTCTGGCTGAGCAGTACGCCAAGTGGGAGAAATGGTCGAAGACCATGTACCTGGGCTGTGTAGGTGGGGAGTTCCACCCCGGAGTGCAGAACCTTGGCTCAGGCAGAGGAGATGAGCTTCAGAGCTACATCACCGCCGGGAAACTACTCTGGCCCGATCAGGCCGGGTTCAAGCCCAACCTAGCATACTTTAATCCTCTTATAGCCGAGAGCTGGGAGGTCAAGGAGAACGCTGAGACGGGCGAAACGTACATTGAGTTCAAGATTAAGGAAGGCTTAAAGTTCGTAGATGGCACCACAATCGATGCAGAGGCCGTGAAGTACTGTTACGAGCAGGAGGCCTTCGAGATGCCCTACAGAGAGCAGCACAAATGGACCGCTCCTCGCTACTGGCACACTCACGCATGGAGCAGGCTAGAGGTCCCTGATGACCTCACTCTTCATCTCTACATACCTGAGGATGGCTTCATACCGATGACCTTCGCAGGGTTATTCGGCCTGAACTACGCAAACATCTACAGCCCCACATCAACCGAGCTATATGCCAAGGAGACCGACCCAATAGAGAGTTTCCAGAACCAGGTTGGATACGGGCCATTCAAGCTGGTTG includes these proteins:
- a CDS encoding D-2-hydroxyacid dehydrogenase — its product is MWGNVISSTRKVTIIIQLAFRKSFYFQSIPPIAMSDKVKVLITFIIEPNLIRKIKEVDSRVEVLYEPDLLGRPRYPCDQHGTPVQHTSAQEKRWSDLLSQTEVLFGYVLHTNISELPKAAPRLKWVQSPSAGVGQWVKRTGFSDLEIHLTTASGIHATPLAEFSMMAMLWFVKDAPRMIAEKERRHWERYAGTTLKGKTIAVIGLGSIGQEVARLARSFGMHVIGTKRSTDGVDPVSLNVESLYPRTALKTMLAQADFVVICLPHTLETEGLMGEEELAAMKPGAVLINIARGIIVDEVALINALNSGRLSGAALDVQTKEPLPPDSPLWGMPHVLLSPHSGSNVDSENVELVKLFCDNLRRYLDGKPLRNVLDKNLLY